The DNA window TCGTAAGTTCTTTTGTCTAATTCTACTTTATATGGTTTAGCCTGGACCGTAATGGTTACTCCCTGGATATCCTGAGTTTTCAGGTTGGTTGCACTTTTTTCTGGTTCAATAGCTAAAGCTCCGATGTTTCCTGCAGCTGTAATTTGTTTGTTGATTACATTTTTTTTGTAATCAATAGCTTCAACAGTGATATCGTAATTCCCTGGAGTAAGATCAAGCTTATATTGGCCCTTCTCATCAGTAAGAGCGGCGTCACTGAATAATTTATTTTGTTTATTGCTAAATGTAACTGAAGCATAAGGGACAGGTTGATTATTTTTGTTGACAATAGTTCCTGAAATACCTACCTTTTCCTGGCCAAAAGCGAATGCTGCTGCCGAAAGTACAAAAGTAAGCCCCAAGGTTTTTTTTGTGAAAATGTTAAAAATTTCCGTCTGATTCATAAGGTATTTTTTGTGTAAAATCGTGAAAGGATAACTCCTAATATTGCGAAATTATTAATGAATTAAATTTCAGAATATTACGATTGATTTATTATTTATAATGAATATGTCGATTTTAAGAGCTAAATGTTAATTGTGAGATTGTTAAAATAAAGTTAAACTTTGGTTTTATTTTATATTTTTTGAATTTAGCCAGTTCTGATAAGCCTTTGCATTGATAGCATGCTCTGCTGCGCTTGCTGTAAATTTGTGATAACCAAATCTGGCAGGATCGGCACACATGAATATATAGTTGTTGTTTTCCGCACTAAGTACTGCATCCACCGAGTTTTTATCGACAACACATATTGGTCCTGGAGGGATGCCTGCATTCGCATATGTATTATAAGGCGATGGAGTAGAAAGATATTTATAGAAAACCCTTTTAATAGGATCTTTAAAATTCGTTTGTTTATTGATAGCATAAATCACTGTAGGATCAGATTGTAATTTCATTCCCTTTCTATATCGGTTTAAGTATAATCCTGCAATAGTTTTCATTTCATCTTTTTTTCCTCCGGATTCTTTATATACAATTGAAGCTAAGGCGTAGATCTGATCTCTTGTTAATCCAGATTGTTGTTCTTTACCTTTTCTTTCGCTCGTCCAAAAAGCATTATATTGATCTTCGAATCTTGTAAAAAAGTCTTTTGGGCTCACCGTCCAGAAAAAATTATAGGAATCAATAAAGAAATACTTTTTAAGATCTTCAGCATCTTTATATCCTTTTTCTGTCGCAATTGTATTAAGCTCTTTCA is part of the Chryseobacterium paludis genome and encodes:
- the mltG gene encoding endolytic transglycosylase MltG; the encoded protein is MKKTILIIVLLIVVVAGFFGLRFYNTYYGNNVEKEGYVLIPHGASFKQVLDSIAPYIQNKESFETVAKDKDLAQRFKPGRYHIQKGTGNTNIINMIKAGNQTENTFRIGDFGDMYQMIGKVTKKTELDSLTFVKELNTIATEKGYKDAEDLKKYFFIDSYNFFWTVSPKDFFTRFEDQYNAFWTSERKGKEQQSGLTRDQIYALASIVYKESGGKKDEMKTIAGLYLNRYRKGMKLQSDPTVIYAINKQTNFKDPIKRVFYKYLSTPSPYNTYANAGIPPGPICVVDKNSVDAVLSAENNNYIFMCADPARFGYHKFTASAAEHAINAKAYQNWLNSKNIK